The window ATTTCATGCCAAAAAACTCGAGAAGAGTTACCTTTCCAGAAAAGGAGAGCGAAACTTGAAGGTTCATATCCAAGGAACTGAGGGGCTCGAGTTCTTGGGTTACAGTAACCCCGGCTGTTTTCCAGTTGAAAGTGCTTGGTATGTACTGAATGATGCTGAGTGCTGGTGTCTCTCCTTTCTCCTCAAAGTAAATAGAGTCGCCAAGTTTCGAAAAGGATTCGATCCCTGCAAATGCAAAAACAGAACATTCACGAGAACTTGGTCAATTTCAAACTACAACCTTCACAACTTAGAGCAGAAAGCAAGAATCGCAAGGAAAATGCTGCAGTTGCTTGATTTTAATATGAAGGCGGCAACGCCATATaatagaaggggagccttggcgcagtggtaaagctgctgccttgtgaccatgaggtcacgggttcaagtcctggaaacagcctcttacagaaatgtagggaaaggctgcgtactatagacccaaagtggtcggacccttccccgaccctgcgcaagcgggagctacatgcaccgggctgcccttttgaaGGGAGCCTTGGCGTAGTGGTAAAgccgctgccttgtgaccatgaggtcatgggttcaagtcctggaaacagcctcttacagaaatgtagggaaaggctgcgtactatagacccaaagtggtcggacccttccctggaccctgcgcaagcgggagctacatgcaccaggttgcccttttttttcaACGCCATATAATAAACAGTACTCAGCAGGCTTCAAATATTACCTGTTCCATAGCAGCACCAGAACGAATCATACTTGGTTCCCCAACCATGATAGCTTACTGCTTTAGACCGTCCAGGTGCCTGGGGTAGCATGTAAATCATCACTCCGGGATCCGTCCCTCTCTGGATGCTTAACACACCATTTATCAGTGCCCTTTCATAATAGTCCGCATATGCTATTTCCTTTGTCCATCTGAATAAGTTGCGGGAAACCTGCATACCGCTTGCATTTGACACGTTTCTGGAGGAGAAAATAAATGTTTCAGAGAATGGCTTCATAATTGTATACCTTGAGCATATTGTAGGTAGTGCAAGATTCCGCGTTTTCAGCACTCAGAGTCGCAGCTAAACGCTTTGGATCAGACCTGAAAAGAGATTAATGGTATAAGCTTCTACCTGGAAGGTAACTATGGCCATTCATTATTGATATTAGGCATCCAGAGTTTTATATATGTTAACCAGAATTCGCCGGCAGATGTCCCACCAGTTGCGTAGCTATGAGAAGAATTTATCATGTCCATAAAGGATGTTGCAATTTGCTGTTTCAGGAATTAGGATTACGGTCAGCTTTGACGCAGCTTCACTTGAATGGAGTCAAAATGAGAAAAGAAGGAAGCGGCACAACTTCAGTAAAATACAAATCACAATCTTTGGCATGAGGAGGACAGAAGAAAAACTGAAGTAAGCAAAGCAGCATAACTTCCACAAAATGAGCACCCTAGTTTAGCATTCCTTTCTCCGCACCAAGAAATGGTACCAAGAGAACACAGTTTTTGCACTAAATATCTTCTTTGCCCCAGACAAAGCTATACCAACTATCAAATATCTTTGGACGTTTACCAATATTGCTGAAGAGCCTACATTAAAAGCGAAATAATGACATTGTTTCCTTTTTGAAAGAGTAGCCAATATGGTAATCTGAACTGCTAACTTTATACACTTACACCCATATCCCCGGATATAATTTTCCCCATTAATGAGTAGTTCTACTCTTCAGAAAGCATGATTTGTACCTTGTAAATAACAACGCCGGTAACTTCATATCTCATTTGCGCACCAACGACAACTGGAATGTGCGTATTGGAATGGAAGCCTGAAATACTGTCAGCCTGAAAACGAAACACCATAAAGAATTACTCCCAAAGAACTCCTGCAATAGGAATGCTGTTCTTATACGTACGCATTGTAAAGCTGTGAGTTTACTAAATTGTACATATTACAATGCACATTTAATTGTAAGAGTGACATAATTTACATTGTATTTGGTATATATACACCGGTCCAGTGCAtatcggacggctaaagcgtgcggagaatgtcaagagaggttggggtagaccgaatttgacatgggaggagtccgttaagagagacctgaaggattggagtatcaccaaagaactagctatggacaggggtgcgtggaagcttgctatccatgtgccagagccatgagttggtcgcgagatcttatgggtttcacctctagcctgccccaacttgtttgggactaaaggctttgttgttgttgttggtataTACACACCAATACATTAAACTGAACACAAACTCACAAATATATGGCATAGTAATTTATGATGTAAAATAGAGATGGTAAGAGGTGTAAACCAGACAAGAGGTTTCAATTCACTGGATTATGATGAACTACTATCATTCATTACTTGATGATGCTGAATTATCAGAGGAGTCAGGGCTAGGGAATCAAGGGAGCAGACCTGGACTGCAAGCAGACCGAGAAAGCACGGTTTGTCAAAGAGGTGGGCCAGAGTCAAATGCTTCAGATCATCCTGTCCAAGTTAGAGAAATAAGCAACTCTGAACTCCATTCAAAACATACTTTTAAAATAGTAAAGCAGATGACAAACTACACATAATCAGTGAATCACCGTTATTGTGTAGAGCTGGTATAGCACGTCATTCATGCCCCCAGTCTCCTCATTGAGCGATGCCCAGTGCCTCTCGATGCTGTATTTCTGAATGACATTCTTCACCCGGTCACTGAAGTAGTTAGCCATCTCCACAACCATCTCAAGGGCCTTGGAGTTTCCAGCCACTGTATACTGATCAAGAAGCCCTTGCATAATCTACAAACCAAAAAAATTGCAGACGCAGCAAGACAATGCATTAGAGAATCACACAGAATAGAAGtacagaacacgggatacggatcaCAGAATCCAGATCACAACTCaacacaatgatttacatgttgaaGGAGTAGAGACTAAAACATTTTGTATACCTTGTGAATTGTGTAGTAAGGAGCCCAAACAGTAGTGAGGGCCTCAGCGCGGTCGAAGAACTCCGACGGGAAGGCCGACAGGTACCCTGTGCCCATCTTCTTCTGGCAGTCGTATAGCACGTCGACGACGGACGACATCTTGGCACGGAGGGTGTCATTGTGCGTACTCGCCCACATCTTGGCCGTGGCGCTCAGGTAGTGCCCTGCAATGCAAAGAACAGCGTCAGGCCAAAAGAAGTTCAGTTGAGATGAGCGACTGGCATGTGCGAATGAGCAGGGAAAGATTGTGGCGGCGGCGCACCGACGAAGTGTCCCCGGAGCTCGACGTTGGGCCCCTCCCACCCGCCGTAGGGCGTGCCGGTCGCCGTCAGGCCGGCCTGCGTGCGGAAGCTCCAGACGAGGCGGTCGGCGTCCAGGAGGAGCAGGTACTCCAGGTTGGTCTGCTGGGCCTGCCAGTACACGGTCCCCGGCTGGAGCCGCACGTCGTGCAGCGACGCCTCCGAGAGGAACGGACCCGCGGGGCCGTccacggcggcggcgccgccgccccGGAGCTTGCGATAGAGCATCAGCCAGTCGAACGCCTCGCGCGGCGgggtgctgccgccgccgccgcctaggaGCCTCCGCGGCATGAGCTCCATCCAGGCGGACTCGTCGGTCGGGGTGAGGTGCTGCTCGTGGTCGTGCCCGTGCCCGTGGCCACGGGCGGCGGGGCCGGCAGGCAGCCGCAGCTGCCCCGCCGCGCGCTCCGCGTGGGTCGCCACCGAATCCGACGACGGGAACGTGTTCGTGCAGACCTTCGCCGCGGCGGCGGTCAAGAACACCGCCACGACCCCcaacgccgccaccgctgccgccacgCCTCGCGCCATTCCCGTCCCCCCTAAGAATTCACTCACCAGTCACTTCTTAGCCGTCAACGCTCGACTGCCACCGCCCGGCGCATAATATAGGGCAAGGAGAGCCTCCAAGAATCCCCAGACCTTCAATTATAGCCGGAGCAAGGCGAGAGGGTGAAGCAACAGGCTCGCAAGCGACGCGACGGCGACAACGCACTCCGAGAGCTCGGAGAGGATGGCGACCGGTGCGACCACAGAAGGTGGGCGAGTGGCGATCTCGGTCGGCGAAGAACAGGAAGGGGGATTCTTCTTTGGGAAAAATCGCGGCTCTTTTTTGGTTTGCTGCGGTGCGTGCGCGGGGACGGATCGGCGGGGAGGAGACGCAAGAAACGCGCGTCGAGGGGAGGCAGTCTTGCACCCAAAGGGCCGCAACCATGGACGGGAATGGACCGGGTGACGGACGGGACGGCAGCGTCGCTTGCTTACACGTCGGAGCGTTCGTTGGAAAACGATGTGATCTAGTACTAGCCAGTACCTCAGCGTCTGGATCAGCAACGGCGGCCGTTGGCGCGTCCATGTGTACCTCAGCAGCGTCGCGGATCGATGGCGGTAcaagacggacggacggacggacgcacGCCGCGCCAGGAATCATCATCTATTTCTGTTCTTGGATTTCCAGACTGAGCCCAGACCAGAGTGGCTCCAGCACACGGAAGGAGGAACACTCCACTGCAACTGCCGTTTACCATATTGGATGAGCATCTTTGTTGTGACCTCAGCTCGCCGGAACTAGCCAGTATGGTGGTTGCGCTTAGGATCGATCGACACACGATACAGCCGGGACGGCATCCGCACCGCGATTTCTGTTCTCGAATTTCCAACTCAGCAGGCATGAACCAAACTTAGGTTCGGAATAGACCTAAGGGCATTTCTAGCCCATCCCCGTAATTCAATTACCCGTCCTATCCCACCCTTCAATTCCCATTTTTGCACACAGGCTTCGTCTCAACATATATTGCCACAACCATGTTAATTCAAAACTTGAGAATTCAAGTACACACACTTCAAGTACATATCAAAATTTAAGGTTTTTAAACTTAACCATTGAGATTGAAACACAACATGCGGTCCAAATGAACTAACAATCCAACTAAAACATGGTAAAAACACTAGAATCAAGTGCTATGAAGTGCCAACGGTGCTCAACAAGATCTTCTTAAAGTTGCTTGTGAGCTTTTTGATCCTTTGGTGAGCTTAAAGGAATGCATGGGTACTATTTCGGCGACGTTTTGACTCCACCATGACACCATTGTAGAGGAACCGTAAGTTTTCCGGGTCATCCCTCTcgtcctcgatgatcatgttgtcatGATCCGCCACATGCTATCAGCAATCAAGTTAGTGTCTCTCCTAGTGTTTGTGCAACACGAGTGTCGGTACAAAAGCCGGCAGACCTCAGGTAGGGGGTCCGCCACATGCTATCAGCAATCAAGCCAGTGTCTCtcctagggcgtgtttggttgcccgcatcgagcccaaccaggcccgcgcgggaAGGAAGAGGCATGTTTGCTTGCCTGGTTTCACTGTTGGCCCTGCATCGCACGCTTCTCAAAGCAGCCCACAGCCTGGCTCGCTGGAAACGCTTGGATCGACAGTTTCTCGCGAGTCAGGCTGAGTGCGGCGCGAGGTCGCATGGGCGCGTGCGAGGCGAGGGCGAGAGGGGATGGCGCGAGATGGAAATCTGGCCTCACCCCCTTTCACTCGCTCACCCATAGGCACTACCCCCCTTTCTTCCCTACTGCCTCACCGCCGTCGGCCGCTGCGATTTCAGATCTGCgctagagggggcggcggcggcggaagaggcggcggagtTTGCGGCGGATCTGGTACTCCCCTTGCTGTTGGCCACCGTCTAGTCGACCTTGTCTGTGCCATGGCCCCCCCTAAGACGTCCTCGTCTCCGATGCCGATAAGCAGCACCCCCTCCCCCCTTTGTTAGGTCGGTGGTTAGGCCGTTAGGCTAGGTGTAGGATCGATTACGCACTGGACGAATTGTCGATATCGTCTAGGTTATGGACGCATGGATGAGGCTGATAATTCAGGCAGCAACACTGATTAGTGTGATTCAGGCATGGGTCATGTTCATGCACCAGAGAGTTGTCCGTCGTGCTGGGAGACCTTTGATCCGCTATGGTCCATTGTTTATCCGGGAACATGAGAGGATCCaaaatctgaactacatctacaactgcaaTAACGTCGAGGCTCTGTGGATGCTTCAAATGAAAAGAGCACCATTTGCCAGGCTTGTCGAGACCTTCAGGAGCAGGGGGCTGCTACAAGATAACATCAACACCAGTGTGGAAGAGGAAGTGGCCATGTTTCTCCATGTTGTTGGCCATAACCAGAGGTTCATGGTAATTCACAACACGTTCAAGAGATCAATGGAGACCATCTCTAGGTACTTCAAAAAGGTGTTTTTTGCTATTGGGGAGAGGAGAGATGATCAAGAGACCATCTGGCCAGACTCCACCCAAGATTCGCGGaagcccaagatggtatccatacttTAAGGTGAGCATTGACAATATACACTTTTCATGGCTTGATATGCTTGTAGGTGTATTGTTCAAGTTGAGCACTAACACAGGCTTGTGATACCATTTTCAGGATTGCATTggggcaatagatggtactcatgtcactgccagagttcctaggtcacagtctgcagcatacagggggaggaagcactacacaagccagaatgtgcttgctgctgttgactttgatctgaagttcacatatgtgcTGGCTGGCTGGGAGGGGTCAGCGCATGATGCTACATTCTTAGTGACAACATGAGTCGACCTGATGTGATCAACATCCCTGACGACAAGTTCTACCTTGAAGATGCTGGCTATGTATATCGGCCGAGTAttcttccacccttcaggaaaaccaggtaccatctcaatgagttctctggtaggaactatCCTAGGACTGCACATGAGCTGTTTAATTTCAGACACTCTAGGCTTAGAGTAACTGTTGAGTGGGCATTTGGAGCTCTGAAGAATAGGTTTAAGATCCTGGATCAGAAGCCATTCCACCCATACTCCACTCAGGTTAAGCTTGTTCTTACTTGTTGCATTCTGCATAAATGGATCCTCCAGTGGGGCTTTGATGAACACGTGCCTGAGGAGGAAGAGGTCGAGCCTGACGATGTTGTTAGCTCCGACCATGGTGTGGAGGCATTTGACAATGACGCTTGGAAGAACAAAAGGTTGGAGTGGGCAGAGGCAATGTGGCTTAACAGAGGTcagtgcaggatttgaagaagaggaagaagaagaagaagaagaagaagaagaagaagaagaagaagaataagaataagaagcgacatcagcagcagaagaagaagcagaagcagaagaagaggaagaggaagaggaagatctgGTAGCAGCAACACCGATGAACTATCCCCTATTTAGCCAATGGCTCTTAATAATTTGAACTGTCATTTGATAGTAGTTAGGATGAACTATCATTTGTTTAACTAGCTGGCACTATGTTCAGATTGTGTGTGGTAAGGTCATCACTAGTTAGAAGTGGTGACAACACCTTATGCAGGTTGCAACCAAACACCATGTCATATGTGCGCCTAAtgcaatgcgggcaaccaaacgccGGG is drawn from Triticum dicoccoides isolate Atlit2015 ecotype Zavitan chromosome 6B, WEW_v2.0, whole genome shotgun sequence and contains these coding sequences:
- the LOC119321140 gene encoding uncharacterized protein LOC119321140 isoform X2 translates to MARGVAAAVAALGVVAVFLTAAAAKVCTNTFPSSDSVATHAERAAGQLRLPAGPAARGHGHGHDHEQHLTPTDESAWMELMPRRLLGGGGGSTPPREAFDWLMLYRKLRGGGAAAVDGPAGPFLSEASLHDVRLQPGTVYWQAQQTNLEYLLLLDADRLVWSFRTQAGLTATGTPYGGWEGPNVELRGHFVGHYLSATAKMWASTHNDTLRAKMSSVVDVLYDCQKKMGTGYLSAFPSEFFDRAEALTTVWAPYYTIHKIMQGLLDQYTVAGNSKALEMVVEMANYFSDRVKNVIQKYSIERHWASLNEETGGMNDVLYQLYTITDDLKHLTLAHLFDKPCFLGLLAVQADSISGFHSNTHIPVVVGAQMRYEVTGVVIYKQIATSFMDMINSSHSYATGGTSAGEFWSDPKRLAATLSAENAESCTTYNMLKVSRNLFRWTKEIAYADYYERALINGVLSIQRGTDPGVMIYMLPQAPGRSKAVSYHGWGTKYDSFWCCYGTGIESFSKLGDSIYFEEKGETPALSIIQYIPSTFNWKTAGVTVTQELEPLSSLDMNLQVSLSFSGKNGQSATLNVRIPTWTSASGAKATLNGKDLGSVTPGSLLSVTKQWNSNDHLSLQFPIALRTEAIKDDRPEYASLLAILFGPFVLAGLSSGDWDAKTGSAVSDWITAVPSSHNSQLMTFTQESSGKTFVLSSSNSSLTMQEWPAVDGTDTAVHATFRVHPQDAARLHGTHGAALEDTSVQIEPFDMPGTVITNDLTLSAQKSAGSFFNIVPGLDGKPNSVSLELGTKPGCFLVSGADYSAGTKIQVS
- the LOC119321140 gene encoding uncharacterized protein LOC119321140 isoform X1 encodes the protein MARGVAAAVAALGVVAVFLTAAAAKVCTNTFPSSDSVATHAERAAGQLRLPAGPAARGHGHGHDHEQHLTPTDESAWMELMPRRLLGGGGGSTPPREAFDWLMLYRKLRGGGAAAVDGPAGPFLSEASLHDVRLQPGTVYWQAQQTNLEYLLLLDADRLVWSFRTQAGLTATGTPYGGWEGPNVELRGHFVGHYLSATAKMWASTHNDTLRAKMSSVVDVLYDCQKKMGTGYLSAFPSEFFDRAEALTTVWAPYYTIHKIMQGLLDQYTVAGNSKALEMVVEMANYFSDRVKNVIQKYSIERHWASLNEETGGMNDVLYQLYTITDDLKHLTLAHLFDKPCFLGLLAVQADSISGFHSNTHIPVVVGAQMRYEVTGVVIYKQIATSFMDMINSSHSYATGGTSAGEFWSDPKRLAATLSAENAESCTTYNMLKVSRNLFRWTKEIAYADYYERALINGVLSIQRGTDPGVMIYMLPQAPGRSKAVSYHGWGTKYDSFWCCYGTGIESFSKLGDSIYFEEKGETPALSIIQYIPSTFNWKTAGVTVTQELEPLSSLDMNLQVSLSFSGKNGQSATLNVRIPTWTSASGAKATLNGKDLGSVTPGSLLSVTKQWNSNDHLSLQFPIALRTEAIKDDRPEYASLLAILFGPFVLAGLSSGDWDAKTGSAVSDWITAVPSSHNSQLMTFTQESSGKTFVLSSSNSSLTMQEWPAVDGTDTAVHATFRVHPQDAARLHGTHGAALEDTSVQIEPFDMPGTVITNDLTLSAQKSAGSFFNIVPGLDGKPNSVSLELGTKPGCFLVSGADYSAGTKIQVSCKSSVQSIGGILEQAASFAQAAPLRQYHPISFVAKGVKRNFLLEPLYSLRDEFYTVYFNLAA